The sequence AATAATCCTCTACTCAACCTATCTGTAAAATATCAAATCCAACCTCTTTCTATCgaattcgaatttcgaagtcaatttttttttttaaagtcaaaCTTTTATTAATCGCGAAATTCGAACTCAATACGATGTTTCAGGTTCAATTAACGTTTGAAGAAGTTTTTATGAGTGAATTGAAACAGATTTTATGTTATAACCTTTAGCTAAAACATTCTCtaaatcaaaattattatttttttcttgttGATAACAGCGACGAAGCTGtaggttttttttatttattttttatttatttttttttctttgccaATCAAACTAATCATTTATAATTGTTTATCTGATGGTTAGTAAATCCTAAAAATGTTATTTGATTTGATAATTAAGATTAAGTGAAATTTTGGTTATTGGATTTTGATGAAGAAGATGGATGTTTTCAGAAAaataatcgatacatatatatatgggTTGCAAATATATTCAGAAAATGGGCAACAACCCAATGGTCTTGAGTGTTAGCGGGTGTACGTGAGGTCGGGGGTTCGAATCTTGTTCGTGGCAGTTTCTTTTTAAGACCTCTTTTGAGGTAGTTTCTATatcaaatttgtattattattattattattattattattattattattattattattattattattattattattattattattattattactattactattactattattattattattattattattattattattattattattattattattattattattattattattattattattattgtggtggttgttgttgttattgttattacaattattattattattggaattactactattatcattgtgattattattaacaagtattattattagtattatcattataattataattactaatataagcatttatattattattattgttaatattattgaaattacaagagttattaatatcattatgattattaacatgTAACATTCTTATTCATTTTTTAATTGTATTATCATTTctcaaagttattatttttaatgaaggtattttattaaaattatcgttttcattactattataagtattattatcatcaaaattattattattattatcatcaatatttctattaatattattatcattttataagtgttaaagatattatcattaacataagtactatTAGTAAAGATtatcaatattagaattattaacattaaaaatagTTATAACTATAATCAAATACAATTTTTATTCACTATTATTAGTACtatatattatcatgtatataaaatatacttaaaagtaacattacatataagtatgaattaatgatattaacaatctttatatagatatccatatataacaatttatgtatttttaactatataaacaataaccatttttaaatatatatacaaatcaaataTCTAGTATATGTAaatgttataatatatgaaattgtttgattatgaatatatgtattaatgaatatacaaatgatataggttcgtgaatccgaagcaatccctgctttgttcagttgttcaatgtcgtcatatgtatttttactacaaaatacagtgctgtgagtttcatttacctttttaccctttatatttttgggctgagaatacatgcgcaatttttataaatgttttacgaaatagacacaagtaatcgaaactacgttatatggttgaatgatcgaaatcgaatatgcccctttttattaagtctggtaatctaagaattagggaacagacaccctaattgacgcgaatcctaaagatagatctatcgggcccaacaagccccatccaaagtaccggatgctttagtacttcgaaatttatatcatgtccgaaggaggatcccggaatgatggggatattcttgtatacaaattgtgaatgtcggttaccaggtgttcaatccatatgaatgacattttgtctttatgcatgggacgtacatttatgagaactgaaaactgaaaatcttgtggtctattaaaatgatggaaatgattatttatgttaaactaatgaactcaccaaccttttggttgacactttaaagcatgtttattctcaggtacgaaagaaatcttccgctgtgcaattgctcattttaaagatattatttggagtcattcatgacatatttcaaaagacgttgcattcgagtcgttgaatccatcaagattattgttaagtcaattatagttagatatattatgaaatggtatgcatgccgtcaactttcgatgtaatgaaagattgacttttcaaaaacgaatgcaatgtttgtaaaatgtatcatatagaggtcaagtatctcgcgatgtaatcacctgttgtgaatcgtttataatcgatatggacttcgtctggatggattaggacgtgtcctttcaaaaaagaaaaaacaaatacCTGATCGATTTCTCTATCGTTGTGAACTCCGTGGTTTGCCCTTAAAACATCTCAACAATCACCACCACAACAGCCCCACAGAGCCCGTTATGGTGTTGTAGGGGTGCCACCTCATACAACGGTACTTCCGTTGGTTAACCGTAGCTAATGATCTTAGAAAAGAAATTGAAAGATGCTTCATGGTCTGACCGCTAGTACATAAAATTAATTGTTTGAACATAGGTGGCACACttaatttgttttattattataataattattaattttttttgaaagatttataataataataataataataataataataataataataataataataataataataattattattattattattattattattattattataaagtaaaaAGTACTAATATGTAATAGTTGGTAGTTCTTTTTTACTCATTTTAAAGTACACTGATGTTACGTTGATGTGGAGTTCAATCTTTTTAAAAAGTTATGATACAATTGTGATTGGTGTAATAAATATCGTATTTCTAAAAAGTAAAGCCTAGTATTATAATACATTTTAGAATAGAACACAATGCATATATAGTTAAATCAAATAAATTTCTTTAATATAAACATTTACATTTGATATTCATTAGATTAGATGAATctagtattatatatatgtatttagcaTGATTTTTGATATTTGAGAAATTACATTTTCATTAATGTtaactagtttacgaaccctcgcttcgcgccggggttcggttttcaatgtattttagtgcgtttagtttgtaaaattattacgtggctaacgatgatgtcgttgaagcgtaacgcgagtcgaactaaaaggtataattcgtgaaagatttaaatgttattttaaattaacaatatatgtgctatgtgcatctccgcgtttcgctatggaattgtcgacttttaaaaatttaacgcaaaatcaacgtgtatgaaaaatacctcaaatatttagcgttttttaaaaagattccgttttgcgtatagttagtgacattgtgttcctaaaattatttcgagtttaacgatggtgtcggaaaaatttaactcgttgcgagcgagaagatatgacccgttgaatatttgggtggagtttagttaagatttttttatgaaaatggttatttgacactttactcccCTTTTGGGGCGGTTTTATTTTTAAACAAAGTTTGGGGGGTTTTTTTGGAAAAAGGAAAAaagtgaaaacaaaaaaaaataaaaaaaataaaaaaaaggtgaaggacgaaatatattatataatattattatagttataataacggggaggcgagtcgggtcgggtcgggtcgggacGGGGTAAGGGGGTAGGGTTCGGGGTGTTTTGTATTTTCTCGAGGGGGTGGAGTTTTTTTAGGAAAATTGGGGAGGAGCCGATTCGTACTTTGGATAAAGTTTGGGGTCCTTAGTGTGAGATTGAGATAGTTCAAAATAGTAGTATTGGGGAGGGGGCCGATTCGTACGTTGGATAAAGTTTGGGGGCCTTGGTGTgagattgagatagtccaaataAAAGTTTGGGGGCCTTGGTGTgagattgagatagtccaaatagtactattcatttggactATCTCGATTAGATATAAGGTATAATTACATACCACACATTAGAAACACTCTAATTATATCATGTCGTATATCGTATGTATGCTATATATACATGTTAAATTATCTTTGTTAATATAGTCAAAATAAATGTTATAGCATGTTATGTATCTTATAAAATATTGGCCTTATGATCAGTCCCAGTTTAAATAAATACATTACCTTGTCGCCACCCTGTGTTGCTAACGCATCGTTGAAGTTTCATCGCCCGCGCAACTCAGCTTCTGttttgtttttattttgttttctactTCTtttattctttcttttcttttactaCAACATTTTAATTTAATTCTTTTGTGTGGATTTAAATTAGAACTTGGGACAAGTTTCTTTTACTATTTTTTTAAGAACTCTATAACTAAATTTTTACTTGGTATTATATTTAGtgaataaatttaatttaattgttTTAGTTATTCAATTATATGAGCCCTGTTCGGAAAATAAAAGTGGatcctattatatatatgtaaCTGCAATTTTTTAATTATTACCTATAAATTGGTGGAATCGATGCCGAGTATTGGAGCCAAACGAGGAGTATTGAAGCGGAGTATTGAATTATGGAGTATTCAACATTGATTAtgttttttaaattttaataaattAGTAATTACAAATGGATTTATGTATGTAAATCAgacctaaatatataatattaagatatatttttTTGGCACTTATAGATATTGGAACCTGTTCGGACACAGGCTTTGCAATATCCTTGCTAGCACAACTTTTTGTGAATTTTCTAACTGCAAACTATAAACCTGTGTTTAAAAAACATGGCCGAGGTTGTTGAACACATATAGATCAAGGTTTTTTTATGGTTAGGTAACTCAAAAGCTTGTGACATTCTTCAACCCTATATATGGCTCTCATAGCCTTCGTTACTGTAAACGATGAGTAGATGTGGAATTTATAGACTTAGTTTTATTTTCTAATTAATGGATGTTATTGTTATGTAGTTTAGTTAGTAGACTTATAAGCCGAATGGAGTTGTGTAAGTGTACAAGGCCTTTGTAGTCTATCTTACTTTTGTGTTGTAATTTACAATTTTCACTATTTGTGAAAAATTGTCATCTATTTAAATTCTTGTTTTTTTGTCaaaaaataaaatacataaataattaatgaAGTAATTAATAGTGATAGACTAAGATGGATTAGATGGTTATTAATATGTTAGCAAGTTATAAATTataatgatatgatatgatatgatatgataggAGTACAATTCTATATGTAGTATATTTTTGATAAATCTTAAACATAATTTTTAGGGTTTCGATTGGAAACATCGATTTTTTTTATTTCTCTTATTGAaactaccaaaaaaaaaaaaactaccgaaGTTTTGTAATCATCTTACTTAGAAATTTAGATCGTTACAGCGTTACACTCGACGAAAAATAAACTCAAAATGTTATGAGCATCGCAACGTCATAAACTATCAGGGTTAAAAATACATAACCTTATTTTTAAAGGGGTACAATATGAACAATCACAAGTGATCATCCGATTCAAATTCATCCCCAAaattcaatttcaaactcatttttCAAACCCTAACGGCTAcattttcacacacacacacagagcCTGTTTCTCTCTGTATCTTACTGCAAATCTTTCATTCGCTGTTTTTCACACTTGAATTATAGTTCGAAGAAATGAAGAAGCAACCAAAAAGCACGATTTTGAGAGAAAATTCATCAGATAAGCCaccattaaaccctaattctatgaAGCACAATCGAAATCGAAAGCAAAAGGCAAACAACGAGAATACTCCTCCGCCTTCTAATATTAACATCATTCCAGATTCTCCCTCTTTCACCGGTAAACCCTCGCCATCTGTTGCGAATAAATTGAAATCGCATCTCCCTCCTAGACCTCCGTTTTCGAATCCACTCAAGCGAAAGCTCAGTAACGATTGTAATAGTGTTAATGGCGTCTCTGGATCTTCAGATACAGGAGTCAAGGTATACTTGATATTTAGCCCTAATTTATACATACTTTTTCTTTATACTTttatgttgtagttattattagctGAACTGAATGTTTTTCATTTATTAGGTTATAGTGAGAATGAGACCTCCTAGTAAAAGTGAAGGAGCAGAAGTGATAGTCCAGAAGACTGCTGGTGATTCGTTATCGATACTTGGGCAAGATTTCACTTTCGACGCTGTAGCAGACACAGTGTCTACTCAGGCAAGTCACAAATGGAATTTTATTTTTCTATTCAGTTATTGgtttatgaaaaaaaaaatcaGATTTATTGATTTGTTGACGTAATTGGTTAATGTTTGTTGTTTTGCTTTGATTTACAGGCTGATATATTTGAGCTTGTTGGAGCTCCTCTTGTTGAGAACTGTATTGCAGGGTTTAACAGTTCTATATTCGCATATGGACAGGTAATATATATACTCGCactatttttttatatgtttttgttGCTATTTTTGTTAATAATGTAATGTAATTATGATTCGCATAGACGGGGAGTGGAAAGACCTACACAATATGGGGACCAGCGAATGCTTTGTTGGAAGAGAATTTATCTTGTAAAGAACAGGGCCTTACACCCCGTGTGTTTGAACGACTGTTTTCTCGCATAACTGAGGTATTTTTCTTATATATTCTCATACTTAAATTTAGGATATTCTGAAAAGGTAAATTTTGTCATTAATTAATTGTGGTTTACTTATTTGTTGTAGGAACAAAATAGGCATGCCGACAAACAACTTAATTATCAGTGCCGTTGTTCTTTCCTTGAGGTAACATTATCATATATCGACAACACATTTATTTTTGTTTTCACTTTTGTATTGAATGCAAAACATTTTGTTTTCAGATCTATAATGAACAGATCACTGACTTGCTGAATCCATCTCAAAGAAATCTTCATCTAAGAGAGGATACTAAAAATGGTGTGTACGTTGAAAATCTGACTGAAGAGACTATTTGCAATTTAAATGATGTGACACAGCTTCTCAGAAAGgtatcatcattttttttctttttctttttgggtAAAGGGTTTCTCTTACATATGACTGATAGACTAATAATGTATAGTAATTACGTGTTACGTGTACTGTTAGACACATTTATTATCATGGAATTGATGAAATACACTTTTgtaagaaaatattaaaaattgCTCATAACATATGCAGGGTTTGTCAAATCGAAGGACAGGAGCGACAAGTATTAATCTTGAGAGTTCCCGCTCACACAGTGTATTTACCTGTGTTGTTGAGTCACAATGCAAGgtgataattttgtttttcttGTGTTTTACATAACCAAAGTTATTATATAGTGTGTTTTGCAAATATCCTGTTTGAATACAAAAAGCCTTAATTCTAACTTTCTAACTATGTAGAGCATAGATGGTCTGAGCTGCTTCAAAACAAGTCGAATGAATCTTGTTGACCTTGCGGGGTCCGAGAGACAAAAGTTGACTGGTGCAGCTGGAGATCGTTTGAAAGAAGCTGGTAATATCAACCGTTCTCTTTCGCAGCTCGGGTATGTTATTTCATTTGGTTGCATTGTAAACTTCAGTCTCATTTTAAAAATGTGTGTTTATAATATGATTTGATTTCTATTGGATTTGCAGAAACTTGATCAACATTTTAGCTGAAGTATCGCAAACAGGAAAGCAAAGGCACATCCCATACAGAGATTCAAAACTGACATTCTTGTTGCAGGAATCACTTGGCGGAAATGCAAAACTTGTTATGGTTTGTGCAATTACTCCAGCTCAGAGGTAAATATATGACCATTATGGAGTAGGCAAGATGGGTGTGTTGGGTCGGTTggttgggtaatgggtcaaaacgTTTTAATTTACACTGGTTGTAACACACCAGGTTTTGTCTGGTCTGTTCCTGTAACTTCATTTTGCTGAGTTGATCTGTCCTCCTTCTGGATATATTTTTTCCCATTTAAATAAAAACAGCCCTATATAAATGGGTTGAAGTTACCCCTTTAACAATATCTATCTACCCAGTCAACTTCTCTTTTTATTTTCCTTCCCTTTTTTAACATGAAAGGAAACTTTGTTCTCTTTCAGCTGTAGAAGTGAGACGTTAAGTACTCTGCGATTTGCTCACCGAGCCAAAGCTATCAAGAACAAGGCAGTTGTTAATGAACAAATGCAGAATGATGTGAAAACATTGCGTGAAGTGATACGTCAGTTGAAGGTATCTTTTCTTGTAATTTGCAAATATTATAATTGTTGTAGCTCTATCCAAGTCCTAGACATACGCTTGTAAAATATGTAcctttttgttttcaccttttaaccCTTAACTTTTCTGTATATACAATCTTTTTGCAAAACctgtatacctacatatatatatagaaatgGCACCAAGTCAGTTAAATTCACTCGAAAGTGCTGTAGATTATTAGTTACTTTCTGTATTGCTACCTTTTTTTAGTGGTACAGCTACTAAGTACGAACTGTGATAACATATGACAGGATGAACTAGTACGTATGAAGTCAACCGGAAATCAAGCTGACCGAAGTGCAGGACAGGTGACAGGGTGGACTCCTCGTAAAAGCATGGCCCTTTTGAAATTCAGCTTGAATCGCCCTCTGATATTacctcatgatgatgatgatggagatgAAGAAATGGAAATTGTTGATGAAGGTGAACAAGTTCCTTTAGCTACCCCCGAAAACTGTAATTCAACCACAGTTGGCATCACATCTCTTGTCCGAAAAGATTCTGGTGACAGTGATGTCACTATGGAAGATACATCCGAACAAGTTGTAAATCCAGAGCAAACAATTGCTCAAAATCTTGAAACTAAGGGtgataatcaagatttttcaagaaacgAATTGAGTAATCATATTTTGACGGTTGATTTTGGGGATTGTGTCAAACCTAATTCACCTATGGTGCCTTCTGAAGTATCCCCAGTACTAAAGTCACCGACTTTAAGTGTTTCACCGATAACTAACAGCAACAGCAGAAAAAGTTTAAGGACTTCAACAATGTTAACTGCTTCTCAAAAGGCGCACACACATACAGCAAATCCCGAGGCTTTGGAAAATTCTTGTCAAAAGCCTTCAAATAGCGTTAGCTTGAATGCTCAGTCTGCTCGTTTGGCTGCCAGTCTCAATTGCGGCCTTGAAGTATTGAATAAACATCAAAAAGGTCATCCTTTTGGACGATCCTCTTTCAAATTTCCTTACAAGCCTTTGGATATTAAGCCAGTGGAGGTTAAAAAAGACATTGGTGTGCAAGCTTTTCTTCCTGGTAATGAGTTAGGAGAAGAGGGTACAGACTTGTTTTTGTGCAGAAATTGTAAGGGTGTAAGCTGTACAAATGTAAAAGATGGAGATGGTTTGGGCTTGCAGTTGATTCCCGTTGATGGTTGTCAGTTGGCTGATCAAAATAAGCAGTTGGTTCCCAAAGTATGTATTATGTTAATATCAAGTTTTTACTATGTTCATTTCTTTAGCAAACGATGAGTATATTGGGTAACAGATCCTACAGATTTGAGATGTAAGGTGCAAATTCTGTAAGGATCCTGTAACAAGTCGGGTTGGGTTATCTCGAAACACATtttctgaaagaaaaaaaaaactattatCTTTGTTatctgaaagaaaagaaaaaaaaactattACGTCAAATATGATTACAAAAAGTATGTTATGTCAGTAACAACCAACTTTTTTGTATGAATTATGCTTTGTGTGATTTTTGACTTAGTGCAAATTCTGTAAGGATCCTGTAACAAGTCGGGTTGGGTTATCTCGAAACACATtttctgaaagaaaaaaaaaactattatCTTTGTTatctgaaagaaaagaaaaaaaaactattACGTCAAATATGATTACAAAAAGTATGTTATGTCAGTAACAACCAACTTTTTTGTATGAATTATGCTTTGTGTGATTTTTGACTTAGTACATGGGTTGAAATTGCCACCCTTGATAACTGGTTAATTTTATCATTCTGTAGGCAGTAGAGAAGGTGTTAGCAGGAGCTATAAGGAGAGAGATGGCTCTAGAAGAGCTATGCGCTAGACAAGACTCAAAAATTAAGCAACTTAATCACTTGGtaagcttttttttttctttttttttttttttgattttttaaatGCTAACATATAAGTAAATTTGAACTTAAACCTTTGTAATCATTTCTATACTATATCAGTTGCAGCAATACAAACATGAACGTGAGTGCAATTTGATTATCGGACAAATACGAGAAGACAAAATTGCCCGTCTTGAGAGCTTGATGGATGGTATCTTGTCTGTGGAAGACTTTAAAGAGGATGAATTGGCTTCTTTAAAAACTGAGAATAAGGTACGTATTTTAATTCGAATTGACTGTAAAACTTTGATGTTTTTACATTCGCTATAAATGAGCTCGTAGCAAGCCAAAACAGGTTGAACCCAAACAATTTTTTTCCGCTGTTCTAGTGAATATTCAATTTGTATTGTCTTATATCTGATTACGAAAACAGTATTAAATTTCAGACAACATTGAACCTGATTTACAGATTTTAGCTAAATTTTTTGTCTTGACCCATTTGAGGGAATATACCCGTAAGTAAAATGTTGAAGTTGTAATCATTAGTATTTAATCCACTTTCTTGTTACTCAGATTATGAAGGAAATGTGTGAGAACCACACAGAAGTTTTAAGGACTGAAATCGAGGTAAAGAGAATTCAAGATGAATTGGAACGTTATCAAAACTTCTTTGACCTGGGAGAGAGAGACGTATTGTTGGAAGAAATACAAGACTTGAGAATCCAACTTCAGTATTATACAAATTCTTCCTCCAATAAGTCTAAAAAAAGCAGTGCCCCCTTACAAATAACGTATCCATCTGAATCCGCTGATCAAAGATCTGAATCTGCTGATCAAAGATTTGAATTGGAGAGAAAACGTTGGAACGAAGCCGAACGCAAATGGATATCTCTCGTTGAAGATTTGGAACGGGAACTGAACGCTAGCCGTTTGCTTGTCGAAAAACAAAGAAACGAACTTCACACCGAAAAAGTTTGTTCCAAAGAGCTTAAAGAAGCCATGCAAATGGCCATGGAAGGTCATGCTAGAATGCTGGAGCAATACGCTAATTTGGAGGAGAAGCATATCAATCTTCTTGCATCTCAAAGAAGAATCGATGATGGAATCATTGATATTAAAAATGCAGCTGCACAAGCTGGCGTGAAGAATGTCGAGTCTAAGTTTATTAATGCACTGGCAACAGAAATTTCAACTTTGAaggtggaaaaggagaatgaaagaCGACGTTACAGGGATGAGATTAATGGGCTTCAAGCCCAATTAAAGGATACAGAGGAGGCGGTACAGGCTGCTGGTGAAGTTCTTGTTACACTTAAAGAAGCAGAAGAAGCTGTTGCAGCTGCTGAGGTAGTTCTTTTTACTGTTCTCATGAAATGGTCAGACTAAGCTGTTGAAAGATTTAAAAATTACCTTATTTAATCCCATTAGGGTTACATGAATGCTTGACAGTATGTATTAGTTTTATGTCTAGAGGGTGTGAAATTAACGTGTCAGTCTGGTTGTATAACAGGTCAAAATTAGTCTATTCATTACCTCTTTTTCTTGATAATTGATGGTTTGAACATGAATACAGAGCTACGTTATACAAACAATATTACATTTTCTTCCAAATACAAATATTTAGGACATTTAAATTACATGTTTAGCGACTTTCTACTAGTTTAATTCATTACATGTGTACCCATTTGTGTTTATCTAATCTAATTTCTCTAATGAATAATTAAAAGTTCCATGTTATTCAAACTTTTACTTTATAGGCACGTGCAAGGGATGCGGAACAGGAAAAGGAGAAGGCTTGCAAACAAATTGAAAAGCTGAAACATAAGCAGCTGGTTGATGACATGCCAAAATATGGGGAGACGAATAACACAAAAGACCGACTATGGCGAGATGAATTTGACAAATCCGACATTGAAGATGAACGGGATTTGACAAAATTACCAGAACCCTCTTCGTGGTTCTCTGGGCATGATAAGTGCAACATTTAGGTAATGTGAAATTCGTTATGTAGTCCAACACGTTGTATTAAAAGAAAGTTGTTGTAAATTGTGGTTCTCACCAATTGTGAGGGTCAATGGATTGGTTATCATCTCCTACCTTTTATCATTTTCAACTTTTTGCATGAATCTGAATCTATTTCTACTTGTATGTGTAGAAAGCACTACAATTTGTGTATACCTTCTGTGCAAGAAGATATGAAGTTTTGGTATTGGGTTTCAAATATGGACAGGTTGGGTTGGCTGGGTAAATAAATGGGTCACAGGTCTTTGGTCAACACAAGTGAATTCATAGGGTGGGGAAATTGATTGGTATGCTTGGGTTGACCCACAAATTTTTACGCCTTTGCCCTAGCAGTTGTagttataaaattactatataatGTGTATATACACCCTGCTGTGGTAGATATATTTTGTACAATCACAAAACTGTAACAGAGGAATCATACAATGAATAGATATTGGACAATCATACATTCGAATGCACTCTCGGTTACTATCAACCCGTTcgacttgcttcattttggccaAGTGCTCGTAGTTTACTCTTTACTTATATGACCCCATCAGAAAGAAAATATAAATCAAATGGACCAATTTGGTTCAATATTGCTACCTCTATGAGTTACCTGATTCAAAGGTAATGAGCTTAGATATTTACAACGAATGAAACTTAAGATCAGTAACTATTTTTAGGATTAGCGTTGGCAATGGGGCAATTATCAAGTAAGATTTTACCCATAAGTTTAGAGTTTGACTGTTATTCCGTACCTAGTTCTCCGTATTC comes from Rutidosis leptorrhynchoides isolate AG116_Rl617_1_P2 chromosome 4, CSIRO_AGI_Rlap_v1, whole genome shotgun sequence and encodes:
- the LOC139843942 gene encoding kinesin-like protein KIN-12B isoform X2, with protein sequence MKKQPKSTILRENSSDKPPLNPNSMKHNRNRKQKANNENTPPPSNINIIPDSPSFTGKPSPSVANKLKSHLPPRPPFSNPLKRKLSNDCNSVNGVSGSSDTGVKVIVRMRPPSKSEGAEVIVQKTAGDSLSILGQDFTFDAVADTVSTQADIFELVGAPLVENCIAGFNSSIFAYGQTGSGKTYTIWGPANALLEENLSCKEQGLTPRVFERLFSRITEEQNRHADKQLNYQCRCSFLEIYNEQITDLLNPSQRNLHLREDTKNGVYVENLTEETICNLNDVTQLLRKGLSNRRTGATSINLESSRSHSVFTCVVESQCKSIDGLSCFKTSRMNLVDLAGSERQKLTGAAGDRLKEAGNINRSLSQLGNLINILAEVSQTGKQRHIPYRDSKLTFLLQESLGGNAKLVMVCAITPAQSCRSETLSTLRFAHRAKAIKNKAVVNEQMQNDVKTLREVIRQLKDELVRMKSTGNQADRSAGQVTGWTPRKSMALLKFSLNRPLILPHDDDDGDEEMEIVDEGEQVPLATPENCNSTTVGITSLVRKDSGDSAMVPSEVSPVLKSPTLSVSPITNSNSRKSLRTSTMLTASQKAHTHTANPEALENSCQKPSNSVSLNAQSARLAASLNCGLEVLNKHQKGHPFGRSSFKFPYKPLDIKPVEVKKDIGVQAFLPGNELGEEGTDLFLCRNCKGVSCTNVKDGDGLGLQLIPVDGCQLADQNKQLVPKAVEKVLAGAIRREMALEELCARQDSKIKQLNHLLQQYKHERECNLIIGQIREDKIARLESLMDGILSVEDFKEDELASLKTENKIMKEMCENHTEVLRTEIEVKRIQDELERYQNFFDLGERDVLLEEIQDLRIQLQYYTNSSSNKSKKSSAPLQITYPSESADQRSESADQRFELERKRWNEAERKWISLVEDLERELNASRLLVEKQRNELHTEKVCSKELKEAMQMAMEGHARMLEQYANLEEKHINLLASQRRIDDGIIDIKNAAAQAGVKNVESKFINALATEISTLKVEKENERRRYRDEINGLQAQLKDTEEAVQAAGEVLVTLKEAEEAVAAAEARARDAEQEKEKACKQIEKLKHKQLVDDMPKYGETNNTKDRLWRDEFDKSDIEDERDLTKLPEPSSWFSGHDKCNI
- the LOC139843942 gene encoding kinesin-like protein KIN-12B isoform X1; amino-acid sequence: MKKQPKSTILRENSSDKPPLNPNSMKHNRNRKQKANNENTPPPSNINIIPDSPSFTGKPSPSVANKLKSHLPPRPPFSNPLKRKLSNDCNSVNGVSGSSDTGVKVIVRMRPPSKSEGAEVIVQKTAGDSLSILGQDFTFDAVADTVSTQADIFELVGAPLVENCIAGFNSSIFAYGQTGSGKTYTIWGPANALLEENLSCKEQGLTPRVFERLFSRITEEQNRHADKQLNYQCRCSFLEIYNEQITDLLNPSQRNLHLREDTKNGVYVENLTEETICNLNDVTQLLRKGLSNRRTGATSINLESSRSHSVFTCVVESQCKSIDGLSCFKTSRMNLVDLAGSERQKLTGAAGDRLKEAGNINRSLSQLGNLINILAEVSQTGKQRHIPYRDSKLTFLLQESLGGNAKLVMVCAITPAQSCRSETLSTLRFAHRAKAIKNKAVVNEQMQNDVKTLREVIRQLKDELVRMKSTGNQADRSAGQVTGWTPRKSMALLKFSLNRPLILPHDDDDGDEEMEIVDEGEQVPLATPENCNSTTVGITSLVRKDSGDSDVTMEDTSEQVVNPEQTIAQTNSPMVPSEVSPVLKSPTLSVSPITNSNSRKSLRTSTMLTASQKAHTHTANPEALENSCQKPSNSVSLNAQSARLAASLNCGLEVLNKHQKGHPFGRSSFKFPYKPLDIKPVEVKKDIGVQAFLPGNELGEEGTDLFLCRNCKGVSCTNVKDGDGLGLQLIPVDGCQLADQNKQLVPKAVEKVLAGAIRREMALEELCARQDSKIKQLNHLLQQYKHERECNLIIGQIREDKIARLESLMDGILSVEDFKEDELASLKTENKIMKEMCENHTEVLRTEIEVKRIQDELERYQNFFDLGERDVLLEEIQDLRIQLQYYTNSSSNKSKKSSAPLQITYPSESADQRSESADQRFELERKRWNEAERKWISLVEDLERELNASRLLVEKQRNELHTEKVCSKELKEAMQMAMEGHARMLEQYANLEEKHINLLASQRRIDDGIIDIKNAAAQAGVKNVESKFINALATEISTLKVEKENERRRYRDEINGLQAQLKDTEEAVQAAGEVLVTLKEAEEAVAAAEARARDAEQEKEKACKQIEKLKHKQLVDDMPKYGETNNTKDRLWRDEFDKSDIEDERDLTKLPEPSSWFSGHDKCNI